Proteins from a single region of Ischnura elegans chromosome 2, ioIscEleg1.1, whole genome shotgun sequence:
- the LOC124153679 gene encoding piggyBac transposable element-derived protein 3-like: MDKFTPRTRFIVEAAKRKYLEESSDSESVTGNDEYIPSSDEDIRVNSSSDDSLQDGQLLRGATSDTTDGELSESENVQLNRPVPSSPNASSDFWTEPVKNHPNFQFTAQSGLSAVVADMSNPSPFGIFSNIIDNEILEMIVEQTNIYANQVKGLTTSRKSRVVDWKPTTLHEIKKLFGILIYMGVVKMPKLSDYWSKNFIYRNDVAPSHMSRNRFELLLRMLHFSNNEENSNKDRLHKIQPLLDKIICNYQELYTPGEILCVDESIIPFQGRLALKQYIPQKRHKYGVKIFKLCSGKGYVWNMKIYAGRERDARRSVPTAVVMQLSEKLLDAGRTIVTDNYYTSLELANSLLDRRTHLLGTLRKNRRGIPKDVTAKKLKKGEIVVKENQRGVSIMKWKDKRDVLLLSTCHSNEMEEVEKYRSRVLKPVAILKYNEGKSSIDLSDQLSSYSTPLRRSLKWYRKVALELLLGTSVVNAYFIFNQICGSKMQIVKFRENLIGSLLGNESQGDRSPTSLTLPQTSRKRMATHSFKKEEGGARINRKYCRGCYEKKQLGEIEKKVKKVTTYCDDCPKKPRFCLDCFHKHHL, translated from the coding sequence ATGGATAAATTCACCCCGCGGACCAGATTCATTGTTGAAGCGGCTAAGAGGAAATACTTAGAAGAGTCATCTGATTCTGAAAGTGTAACGGGAAATGATGAATATATCCCTTCCAGTGATGAGGACATCAGAGTGAACTCTTCAAGCGACGATTCCTTGCAGGATGGACAATTGCTACGAGGGGCAACCTCCGATACAACCGACGGAGAGCTAAGTGAGAGTGAAAATGTGCAGCTAAATAGACCGGTGCCCTCATCACCAAATGCGTCATCTGACTTTTGGACTGAACCAGTGAAAAATCATCCGAATTTTCAGTTTACGGCGCAGAGTGGATTGAGTGCTGTAGTTGCAGATATGAGTAATCCTTCcccttttggaatattttctaacATTATAGACAATGAAATTCTCGAAATGATAGTGGAACAAACTAATATTTATGCCAATCAAGTGAAAGGTCTGACTACTTCTAGAAAATCTCGTGTGGTAGATTGGAAACCGACAACTCTTCACGAGATCAAAAAGCTCTTTGGGATTCTGATTTATATGGGTGTGGTAAAAATGCCAAAACTTTCTGACTACTGGAGTAAAAACTTCATATATCGTAATGATGTAGCTCCTTCTCACATGAGCAGAAATCGTTTTGAACTCTTGTTACGGATGTTGCACTTCtccaataatgaagaaaattcaaacaaagaccgtttgcataaaattcaaccactcttggataaaatcatttgtaattatCAGGAATTATATACACCTGGGGAAATTTTATGCGTTGACGAATCAATTATTCCATTTCAAGGCAGGTTAGCATTAAAACAGTACATTCCTCAAAAAAGGCATAAGTAcggtgtcaaaatttttaaattgtgctctgGTAAGGGCTATGtatggaatatgaaaatttatgcagGACGTGAGCGCGATGCCAGGCGATCTGTTCCAACAGCTGTAGTTATGCAGCTCTCCGAGAAGTTACTAGATGCTGGCAGAACGATTGTTACAGACAATTATTACACGAGCTTAGAGTTGGCCAATTCACTTCTTGATCGTAGGACACATTTACTAGGTACCCTACGTAAAAATCGGAGGGGAATACCCAAAGATGTAACGGCCAAAAAACTTAAGAAAGGGGAAATAGTAGTCAAAGAAAATCAAAGAGGTGTGTCAATAATGAAGTGGAAAGATAAACGCGATGTTTTGCTATTGTCAACATGCCACTCAAACGAgatggaggaagtggaaaaaTATAGGTCAAGGGTTTTGAAACCAGTAGCTATCCTGAAGTATAATGAGGGGAAATCATCCATAGACCTTTCTGATCAACTTTCCTCTTATTCAACGCCATTGCGTCGGTCTTTGAAATGGTACAGAAAAGTAGCGTTAGAACTATTATTAGGGACTTCTGTGGTGaatgcttatttcattttcaaccaaatttgtgGCAGTAAGATGCAGATAGTAAAATTCAGGGAAAACCTTATCGGATCGCTTTTGGGAAATGAGTCACAGGGCGATAGATCTCCGACCAGTCTTACATTGCCACAAACATCACGGaaaagaatggctactcattcaTTCAAAAAGGAGGAAGGAGGTGCGCGAATCAATCGGAAATATTGCCGAGGATGCTACGAAAAGAAACAACttggggaaattgaaaaaaaagtgaaaaaagtcacTACCTACTGTGATGACTGCCCTAAAAAGCCACGGTTCTGTTTGGATTGCTTTCATAAACATcatctgtaa